A genomic segment from Aegilops tauschii subsp. strangulata cultivar AL8/78 chromosome 1, Aet v6.0, whole genome shotgun sequence encodes:
- the LOC109734562 gene encoding paired amphipathic helix protein Sin3-like 4 — translation MSPPPASPALSAQKLTTNDALAYLKAVKDKFHDNRAKYDEFLEVMRDFKSARIDTAGVIIRVKTLFSGYPELILGFNAFLPKGFAIKLQDIDGTAGDKKQPVDFMEAINFVNKIKARFQAQDHVYKAFLAILNMYRMHNKSIQDVYQEVATLFHDHPDLLEEFKHFLPDTSNAPQVLAAPKAVSAKQETAAVPSASARNVQSIKRERPQPSTAERDSSVDRPDLEHDPDRKRVDKEKDRKIDRDRKDHDKDAEYESKDLDGGLRKRKAFSKKLEGETHQGAASISASSYNDNDALKSAYTQEFLFCEKVKEKLEPEAYQEFLKCLHIYSQEIITRSELKNLVHDILQRYPELMTGFSEFLEHCENIDGFLDGVINKRQTSRTVKALEKERDKGRAGEDRERDAEKPSEKERERLDKVSALNSKEATIHKATTFSAKEKYLCKPISELDLSNCQRCTPSYRLLPKNYPVPASSCRTDLGISVLNDHWVSVTSGSEDYSFKHMRKNQYEESLFRCEDDRFELDMLLESVNVAIKRVEELIEKMQENSIKPDSPIRIDEHLTSLNLRCIERLYGDHGLDVMDVLRKNASVALPVILTRLKQKQEEWSRCRSDFNKVWAEIYAKNYHKSLDHRSFYFKQQDTKNLSTRALLSEIKEINEKKRKEDDVLLAIAAGNRRPIVPNMSFEYVDSEIHEDVYQIIKYSCGEVCSSPDQVDKVMRTWTTFVEPILGVQPRTPAVEDASVVKSKSRTPTTGLASAGESNNVIPNGAVTVKQANRDESIPKEQAQSSRGLLANGVSEDAQNGFHDADRTVRRGEGPSNMSLHQTEQNQRRTNMELTSGTNSSRDNFSGSEAVVEAMGGNETIPSIGRGEAGRPGSVPQKNSKVEREEGELSPNGDFEEDNFGPLGNAAVDGASKPKEVSAGRTRAAEFAGANDADADDEGDESAQRSTESENASEAGEDASGSESGDGEECSREDNEDEEDADHDDPDAKVESEGEAEGNTEAHDADGGMSLPFSERLHNTVRPLAKHVPTALQDHGGKFSRIFYGNDSFYVLFRLHQILYERLLSAKTNSSTAEKKWRTSKDTSSPHQYSKFMGALYNLIDGSSDNTKFEDDCRSIIGTQSYVLFTLDKLIYKVVKQLQAIAADEMDNKLLQLYIYEKSRSPGRFFDLVYHENARVLLHDESIYRFERRSNPTRLSVQLMEYGHEKPEVTAVSIDPNFSSYLYDEYLSSISDSKVSEDVFLERNKRKRGSSNGPQASLAVMDGFKVANGLECKITCKSSKVSYVLDTEDFLFRMRNRRRISSGATAAAAPGKADFVKAADVVKAQRFHKFLLSRS, via the exons ATGTCTCCGCCGCCGGCGTCGCCCGCGCTGTCGGCGCAGAAGCTGACCACCAACGACGCGCTCGCCTACCTCAAGGCCGTCAAGGACAAGTTCCACGACAACCGCGCCAAGTACGACGAGTTCCTCGAGGTCATGCGCGACTTCAAGAGCGCCAG GATCGACACGGCGGGCGTCATCATCCGGGTGAAGACGCTCTTCAGCGGCTACCCGGAGCTCATCCTCGGCTTCAACGCCTTCCTGCCCAAGGGCTTCGCCATCAAGCTCCAGGACATCGACGGCACCGCCGGCGACAAGAAGCAGCCCGTCGACTTCATGGAGGCCATCAACTTcgtcaacaagatcaaggccaggTTCCAGGCACAGGACCACGTCTACAAGGCATTCCTCGCCATCCTCAACATGTACCGCATGCACAACAAGTCCATCCAGGACGTCTACCAGGAG GTCGCTACGCTGTTCCACGACCACCCCGACCTGCTCGAGGAGTTCAAGCATTTCTTGCCTGATACGTCCAACGCTCCGCAAGTGCTGGCTGCTCCTAAAGCCGTTTCCGCCAAACAGGAGACCGCGGCAGTGCCTTCTGCCAGTGCCAGGAATGTGCAGAGCATCAAG AGAGAGAGGCCTCAGCCATCAACTGCTGAGCGTGACAGCAGTGTTGATCGCCCTGATCTCGAGCATGACCCCGACAGGAAGCGTGTCGACAAGGAAAAGGATCGTAAGATCGACCGGGACAGAAAAGATCATGACAAGGATGCTGAGTACGAAAGCAAAGATTTGGACGGAGGGCTACGCAAGCGCAAAGCTTTCTCAAAGAAGCTGGAGGGTGAAACACACCAAGGGGCGGCAAGCATCTCTGCTTCGTCGTACAATGATAATGATGCACTGAAAA GTGCATACACACAAGAGTTCCTTTTCTGTGAGAAAGTCAAGGAGAAGCTAGAGCCTGAAGCTTACCAGGAGTTTTTGAAATGCCTTCACATATACAGTCAGGAAATAATTACAAGAAGTGAATTGAAAAATCTG GTACATGACATACTTCAGCGCTACCCAGAGCTTATGACTGGATTTAGCGAGTTCTTGGAACATTGTGAAAACATAG ATGGTTTTCTGGATGGAGTCATCAATAAAA GGCAAACATCACGAACAGTCAAGGCATTGGAAAAAGAGAGAGACAAAGGGCGTGCAGGGGAGGACAGGGAAAGAGATGCTGAAAAACCGAGCGAAAAGGAACGAGAAAGGCTTGATAAAGTGTCTGCGCTCAATTCTAAGGAAGCCACTATCCACAAAGCTACCACGTTCTCTGCGAAAGAGAAGTATCTATGCAAGCCAATATCAGAGCTTGACCTCTCAAACTGTCAGCGGTGCACTCCCAGTTACCGACTTTTGCCTAAAAAT TACCCCGTGCCTGCTTCAAGTTGCAGAACTGACCTTGGAATCTCTGTGCTCAATGATCACTGGGTATCAGTTACCTCAGGAAGCGAAGATTATTCATTTAAACACATGCGGAAGAATCAGTACGAAGAAAGCTTGTTTAGATGCGAAGATGACAG GTTTGAGTTGGACATGCTGCTGGAATCAGTTAATGTGGCGATTAAGCGTGTTGAGGAGTTGATAGAAAAAATGCAAGAAAATTCAATCAAACCAGACAGCCCTATACGCATCGATGAACATTTGACCT CTCTGAATTTGAGGTGCATAGAACGGCTATATGGTGACCATGGCCTTGATGTCATGGATGTTCTTCGTAAAAATGCGAGTGTGGCATTACCAGTTATTTTAACTAGGCTTAAGCAAAAGCAGGAGGAATGGTCAAGGTGCCGGTCAGATTTTAATAAGGTTTGGGCTGAAATATATGCCAAGAATTATCACAAGTCCCTTGACCATCGCAGTTTCTATTTCAAACAACAAGATACGAAGAATCTGAGCACAAGAG CTCTATTGTCTGAGATCAAAGAAATTAATGAGAAGAAAAGGAAGGAGGATGATGTGCTTCTTGCTATTGCTGCTGGGAATAGGCGGCCAATAGTTCCCAATATGTCATTTGAGTATGTAGATTCAGAAATTCATGAAGATGTTTATCAGATCATCAAGTACTCTTGTGGAGAAGTCTGCAGCTCTCCAGATCAAGTTGACAAAGTGATGAGAACCTGGACGACATTTGTGGAACCTATTTTGGGAGTTCAACCCCGAACTCCTGCCGTTGAAGATGCAAGTGTGGTAAAATCGAAGAGCCGAACCCCTACGACTGGTCTTGCAAGTGCAGGGGAAAGTAATAATGTAATACCAAACGGTGCAGTCACTGTTAAGCAAGCCAACCGAGATGAAAGCATTCCGAAGGAACAAGCACAATCTTCTCGTGGTTTATTGGCGAATGGAGTTTCAGAAGATGCTCAAAATGGCTTCCATGATGCTGATCGAACTGTCCGCAGAGGTGAGGGGCCATCTAACATGTCATTACATCAGACTGAACAGAATCAGCGGAGAACAAATATGGAGCTTACATCAG GTACTAATTCTTCTAGAGATAATTTCTCCGGAAGTGAGGCTGTTGTTGAAGCTATGGGTGGCAATGAAACAATTCCATCTATAGGG AGAGGAGAAGCTGGGAGGCCAGGATCTGTGCCTCAGAAGAATTCAAAGGTTGAAAGAGAAGAGGGAGAATTATCTCCTAATGGGGATTTTGAAGAGGATAATTTTGGGCCTCTAGGAAATGCAGCTGTAGACGGAGCTTCGAAGCCGAAGGAAGTTTCCGCTGGTAGAACTAGAGCAGCTGAGTTTGCTGGAGCGAATGATGCTGATGCAGATGATGAAGGTGACGAAAGTGCCCAGAGATCTACAGAAAGTGAAAATGCATCTGAGGCTGGCGAGGACGCTTCTGGTAGTGAATCTGGTGACGGCGAGGAGTGTTCTCGGGAAGATAACGAGGACGAAGAGGATGCTGATCATGATGATCCTGATGCTAAGGTTGAAAGTGAGGGTGAGGCAGAGGGAAACACAGAGGCACATGATGCCGACGGAGGGATGTCACTACCGTTTTCAGAGCGTTTGCATAATACAGTTAGACCACTCGCCAAGCATGTCCCCACAGCTTTGCAGGATCATGGCGGGAAGTTTTCACGCATATTTTATGGAAATGATTCATTTTATGTTCTGTTCAGGCTACACCAG ATCTTATACGAGAGGCTACTATCAGCCAAGACAAACTCTTCTACAGCTGAAAAGAAGTGGAGAACTTCCAAGGATACGAGCTCCCCACACCAATACTCAAA GTTTATGGGTGCACTTTATAACTTGATTGATGGCTCTTCTGACAACACCAAATTCGAGGATGACTGCCGTTCAATCATCGGGACTCAGTCCTATGTTCTTTTTACATTAGATAAGCTGATATACAAAGTTGTGAAGCAG CTTCAAGCAATAGCAGCTGATGAAATGGATAACAAGCTGCTCCAGCTTTATATATATGAGAAGTCCAGGTCTCCTGGAAGGTTCTTTGATCTAGTTTACCATGAAAATGCTCGGGTTCTTCTCCATGACGAGAGCATATATCGATTTGAACGG CGCTCAAATCCTACGAGATTATCTGTTCAGCTCATGGAGTATGGGCATGAAAAGCCTGAAGTAACTGCAGTCTCAATTGATCCAAACTTTTCGTCATATCTTTATGACGAGTACTTGTCAAGTATTTCGGATTCAAAGGTGTCTGAAGATGTGTTCCTTGAGAG GAATAAGCGGAAACGCGGGAGCAGCAATGGCCCTCAAGCTTCCTTGGCGGTCATGGATGGTTTCAAGGTCGCGAATGGCCTTGAATGCAAGATAACCTGCAAATCCTCAAAG GTTTCGTATGTCCTTGATACAGAAGACTTTTTATTCCGTATGAGGAACAGGAGGAGAATCTCATCTGgtgcaaccgccgccgccgcacctggCAAGGCCGATTTTGTCAAGGCAGCTGATGTCGTGAAAGCACAGCGGtttcataaatttcttctttcTAGGTCCTAG